In the Euphorbia lathyris chromosome 5, ddEupLath1.1, whole genome shotgun sequence genome, one interval contains:
- the LOC136230265 gene encoding uncharacterized protein, which yields MAPLLYFNFRKVLPLFLFISLLFFVSSNASQLDRRMLGTMEKNQTKLIKSNLSTKNQTKLLPKPPSKSTNSTKTSLPKPPSLSKLNFTSLPKNLNSTSLLKLKKQQLNSTSLLKKKFNSTSKSYNSTSKSYNSTKTSSSSTKKISDLIKLESPKNKTTTKQTPPILKQKKPSAPIWVDQDADDDDLVSEFRDLPSKFQQSILPDFETISSVSKKYLTKANKEMTKGFKPIVGHKYASISATVVSFAFILIPLLLVSLVVNRIKAYFSIQKIVIFIQVYLSIYFSILCVSSIVTGLEPLKFFYATSQSTYVCLMVLQTLGYVLYLLLLVMYLILVFSTESGLGSKLLCLAQIFVGLAVGLHFYLAVFHRVVLHQPPKTNWKIHGVYATCFLLICLFAKFDRRKKAYLEDGGEEGKKN from the coding sequence ATGGCTCCACTCTTGTACTTCAATTTCAGAAAGGtacttcctctctttctcttcatttctcttctttttttcgtGTCTTCAAATGCTTCTCAGCTCGATAGACGAATGTTGGGTACCATGGAAAAAAACCAAACTAAGCTTATCAAATCCAATCTTTCCACTAAAAACCAAACTAAGCTTCTTCCTAAACCCCCTTCAAAATCTACCAATTCAACTAAAACTTCTCTTCCTAAACCCCCTTCCCTATCCAAGCTTAATTTCACTTCTCTACCTAAAAACCTCAACTCCACTTCTCTACTCAAGCTCAAGAAGCAGCAGCTCAATTCCACTTCTCTACTCAAGAAGAAGTTCAATTCCACTTCCAAATCTTACAATTCTACTTCCAAATCTTACAATTCTACCAAAACCTCATCCTCCTCCACTAAGAAAATCTCAGATCTGATCAAATTAGAATCACCCAAGAACAAAACAACCACTAAACAAACCCCTCCAATCCTTAAACAAAAGAAACCATCTGCTCCCATTTGGGTAGACCAAGatgctgatgatgatgatttaGTATCTGAATTCAGAGATCTCCCATCCAAATTTCAACAATCAATTTTACCTGATTTTGAAACAATTTCATCCGTCTCCAAGAAATACCTCACTAAAGCTAACAAAGAAATGACCAAGGGCTTTAAACCCATTGTCGGTCATAAGTACGCATCTATATCTGCTACTGTAGTCTCTTTTGCTTTCATTCTAATCCCTCTTCTCCTAGTTTCTTTAGTCGTTAATCGAATCAAAGCCTATTTCTCTATccaaaaaattgtgattttcaTTCAAGTTTATCTCTCCATCTATTTCTCCATTCTTTGTGTTTCCTCCATAGTTACAGGCCTCGAACCTTTGAAGTTCTTCTACGCTACTTCGCAGTCTACGTATGTCTGTTTAATGGTTCTGCAAACTCTCGGTTATGTTTTGTATCTCTTGCTGCTGGTGATGTATTTGATTCTGGTGTTTTCGACTGAATCTGGGCTGGGCTCTAAGTTATTGTGCTTGGCCCAGATCTTTGTGGGCTTAGCTGTTGGTCTTCATTTCTACTTGGCAGTGTTTCATAGAGTGGTGTTGCATCAGCCACCCAAGACTAATTGGAAAATTCATGGGGTTTATGCCACGTGTTTTCTTCTTATTTGTCTGTTTGCCAAATTTGATAGGAGGAAGAAGGCTTATTTAGAAGATGGTGGTGAAGAGGGCAAgaagaattag
- the LOC136229983 gene encoding uncharacterized protein isoform X1, whose product MDKASPDCPYPGCFFCVMKEGNPSKRRASILKFFRELPSQDDDGQVLPISGLWNTAMAHPNDPEFIELGIFECMSALIWKGLKNRRWLSHDQNIYIPYYAAHIIGSYTMNMEEFAESAVHAGVIAPLVELLRGRLTWVEQRVAVRALGHLATYASTFPAVANHGEILELSIQLGMSSLEIVYSHFYQYVDRRLSYHCDLLTRGMGGVEMESRKAEEWASQLQCWSLQLINCFAFKPEFLPTICKAEFLVKLPGMWGGLVNENSPAGIGLLRTICHHKHGRGPVASCPGIVEALCNIARSSDDWQYMAIDCLLWLLQDPNTCHKVIDKAVPALIDLAEISALGDHKKLGDSIVSVLHDCIQSQGTGRSSISNRTKEMVEELLNAKQRLKWEKNMPKEDLHIKQAAALVVKLEGNSLFSSGNISGAASKYSEALSLCPMRSKKERVVLYSNRAQCHLLLQQPLVAISDATRALCIHSPLNRHAKSLWRRAQAYDMLGLAKESLLDAILFINECSQSNDPDLCLRQNKVPDYAERLVKKQMRAAWLFREAAIKHGGVHGEGDAAGDMYGQDSDDSEWETASESDIGNDGRDEMGDDDDEDDDSEWKNDDERKDKYDKPSLKDIKRGYNVQLAEDES is encoded by the exons ATGGATAAAGCATCACCAGACTGTCCATACCCAGGATGCTTTTTCTGTGTCATGAAGGAAGGAAATCCGAGCAAGCGTAGAGCGAGTATTTTAAAGTTTTTCAGGGAACTTCcttcccaagatgatgatggCCAGGTTCTTCCAATCAGTGGACTATGGAACACTGCCATGGCGCATCCCAATGACCCGGAGTTCATCGAGCTGGGAATATTTGAATGCATGTCTGCACTCATATGGAAAGGCTTAAAGAACCGTAGATGGCTTTCACATGATCAGAACATATACATTCCTTATTATGCTGCTCATATCATTGGATCCTACACCATGAATATGGAAGAATTTGCAGAAAGTGCTGTTCATGCTGGCGTAATTGCACCTTTGGTTGAGCTTTTGAGGGGAAGATTGACATGGGTCGAACAAAGAGTGGCAGTTCGAGCTCTAGGACACTTAGCTACATATGCCAGCACTTTTCCGGCTGTGGCAAACCATGGCGAAATCCTTGAGCTTTCCATTCAACTTGGAATGAGTTCATTAGAGATAGTTTACTCTCATTTTTACCAGTATGTTGATAGAAGGCTTAGTTATCACTGCGATTTGCTTACTCGTGGGATGGGAGGTGTTGAAATGGAGTCAAGGAAGGCTGAGGAATGGGCTAGTCAGTTGCAATGCTGGTCACTTCAGCTTATTAATTGTTTTGCTTTCAAGCCTGAGTTTCTTCCTACTATATGCAAGGCTGAATTCTTAGTAAAATTGCCTGGTATGTGGGGTGGACTTGTTAATGAAAATTCACCTGCTGGTATTGGTTTATTAAGAACAATTTGTCATCACAAGCATGGTAGGGGACCTGTTGCTAGCTGTCCTGGAATCGTTGAGGCACTCTGCAATATTGCGCGCTCATCAGATGACTGGCAGTATATGGCCATCGATTGTCTTCTTTGGCTTCTTCAGGATCCTAATACTTGTCACAAG GTGATTGACAAGGCAGTACCTGCACTCATAGACCTTGCGGAGATTTCAGCTCTAGGTGACCACAAAAAACTTGGGGATTCCATTGTTAGTGTTCTTCATGATTGTATCCAATCACAAGGGACAGGACGTAGCTCTATCAGTAACAGGACGAAAGAAATGGTTGAGGAACTACTAAATGCAAAGCAAAGATTGAAATGGGAAAAGAATATGCCAAAAGAAGATCTACATATTAAGCAGGCGGCAGCATTGGTAGTCAAGCTTGAAGGAAATTCCCTGTTCTCTTCAGGAAATATATCAGGAGCTGCATCAAAGTACTCCGAAGCATTGTCATTATGTCCAATGAGATCCAAGAAAGAGAGGGTTGTTCTCTACAGCAACCGAGCTCAATGTCATCTTCTACTACAACAGCCTTTGGTTGCCATAAGTGATGCTACACGTGCGCTTTGTATCCACAGCCCTCTTAACCGTCATGCGAAGAGCCTTTGGAGAAGAGCTCAGGCTTATGATATGCTAGGATTAGCTAAAGAGAGCCTCTTAGATGCCATTTTGTTCATTAATGAATGCTCTCAGTCAAATGATCCGGACCTATGCCTGAGGCAAAACAAAGTTCCCGACTATGCAGAGCGCCTTGTCAAAAAGCAGATGCGTGCAGCATGGTTGTTTAGAGAGGCAGCAATCAAACATGGGGGCGTCCATGGTGAGGGTGATGCTGCTGGCGACATGTATGGCCAGGATAGTGATGATTCGGAATGGGAAACAG
- the LOC136229983 gene encoding uncharacterized protein isoform X2, translating into MDKASPDCPYPGCFFCVMKEGNPSKRRASILKFFRELPSQDDDGQVLPISGLWNTAMAHPNDPEFIELGIFECMSALIWKGLKNRRWLSHDQNIYIPYYAAHIIGSYTMNMEEFAESAVHAGVIAPLVELLRGRLTWVEQRVAVRALGHLATYASTFPAVANHGEILELSIQLGMSSLEIVYSHFYQYVDRRLSYHCDLLTRGMGGVEMESRKAEEWASQLQCWSLQLINCFAFKPEFLPTICKAEFLVKLPGMWGGLVNENSPAGIGLLRTICHHKHGRGPVASCPGIVEALCNIARSSDDWQYMAIDCLLWLLQDPNTCHKVIDKAVPALIDLAEISALGDHKKLGDSIVSVLHDCIQSQGTGRSSISNRTKEMVEELLNAKQRLKWEKNMPKEDLHIKQAAALVVKLEGNSLFSSGNISGAASKYSEALSLCPMRSKKERVVLYSNRAQCHLLLQQPLVAISDATRALCIHSPLNRHAKSLWRRAQAYDMLGLAKESLLDAILFINECSQSNDPDLCLRQNKVPDYAERLVKKQMRAAWLFREAAIKHGGVHGEGDAAGDMYGQDSDDSEWETASESDIGNDGRDEMGDDDDEDDDSEWKNDDERKDKYDKPSLKACGR; encoded by the exons ATGGATAAAGCATCACCAGACTGTCCATACCCAGGATGCTTTTTCTGTGTCATGAAGGAAGGAAATCCGAGCAAGCGTAGAGCGAGTATTTTAAAGTTTTTCAGGGAACTTCcttcccaagatgatgatggCCAGGTTCTTCCAATCAGTGGACTATGGAACACTGCCATGGCGCATCCCAATGACCCGGAGTTCATCGAGCTGGGAATATTTGAATGCATGTCTGCACTCATATGGAAAGGCTTAAAGAACCGTAGATGGCTTTCACATGATCAGAACATATACATTCCTTATTATGCTGCTCATATCATTGGATCCTACACCATGAATATGGAAGAATTTGCAGAAAGTGCTGTTCATGCTGGCGTAATTGCACCTTTGGTTGAGCTTTTGAGGGGAAGATTGACATGGGTCGAACAAAGAGTGGCAGTTCGAGCTCTAGGACACTTAGCTACATATGCCAGCACTTTTCCGGCTGTGGCAAACCATGGCGAAATCCTTGAGCTTTCCATTCAACTTGGAATGAGTTCATTAGAGATAGTTTACTCTCATTTTTACCAGTATGTTGATAGAAGGCTTAGTTATCACTGCGATTTGCTTACTCGTGGGATGGGAGGTGTTGAAATGGAGTCAAGGAAGGCTGAGGAATGGGCTAGTCAGTTGCAATGCTGGTCACTTCAGCTTATTAATTGTTTTGCTTTCAAGCCTGAGTTTCTTCCTACTATATGCAAGGCTGAATTCTTAGTAAAATTGCCTGGTATGTGGGGTGGACTTGTTAATGAAAATTCACCTGCTGGTATTGGTTTATTAAGAACAATTTGTCATCACAAGCATGGTAGGGGACCTGTTGCTAGCTGTCCTGGAATCGTTGAGGCACTCTGCAATATTGCGCGCTCATCAGATGACTGGCAGTATATGGCCATCGATTGTCTTCTTTGGCTTCTTCAGGATCCTAATACTTGTCACAAG GTGATTGACAAGGCAGTACCTGCACTCATAGACCTTGCGGAGATTTCAGCTCTAGGTGACCACAAAAAACTTGGGGATTCCATTGTTAGTGTTCTTCATGATTGTATCCAATCACAAGGGACAGGACGTAGCTCTATCAGTAACAGGACGAAAGAAATGGTTGAGGAACTACTAAATGCAAAGCAAAGATTGAAATGGGAAAAGAATATGCCAAAAGAAGATCTACATATTAAGCAGGCGGCAGCATTGGTAGTCAAGCTTGAAGGAAATTCCCTGTTCTCTTCAGGAAATATATCAGGAGCTGCATCAAAGTACTCCGAAGCATTGTCATTATGTCCAATGAGATCCAAGAAAGAGAGGGTTGTTCTCTACAGCAACCGAGCTCAATGTCATCTTCTACTACAACAGCCTTTGGTTGCCATAAGTGATGCTACACGTGCGCTTTGTATCCACAGCCCTCTTAACCGTCATGCGAAGAGCCTTTGGAGAAGAGCTCAGGCTTATGATATGCTAGGATTAGCTAAAGAGAGCCTCTTAGATGCCATTTTGTTCATTAATGAATGCTCTCAGTCAAATGATCCGGACCTATGCCTGAGGCAAAACAAAGTTCCCGACTATGCAGAGCGCCTTGTCAAAAAGCAGATGCGTGCAGCATGGTTGTTTAGAGAGGCAGCAATCAAACATGGGGGCGTCCATGGTGAGGGTGATGCTGCTGGCGACATGTATGGCCAGGATAGTGATGATTCGGAATGGGAAACAG